A genomic region of Ewingella sp. CoE-038-23 contains the following coding sequences:
- a CDS encoding ABC transporter ATP-binding protein has product MLRRFFSYYAPYKKLFYLDFGCAILGGLLELGFPMAIKTFIDKLLPAHDFVVILIATVGLLCIYLINTGLMAVVNYWGHALGVGIETDMRRQAFSHLQKLSFRYYDNTKTGHIITHVTKDLEEVGEVAHHGPEDLFIAIMTFIGAFILMATVHLPLALMTIVIVPFMTYLVSRYGAQMTETWRRLFGQVGNFNARIEESIGGIRVVKAFANEAHEKTLFASDNENYRVTKLKAYRIMTASLTLSYLSTRLIQIVVMIAGTWYVVNGQLSYGGFVGFLLLVEVFFRPVAKITSVLESYPKGIAGFKRFTQLIDTAPDIVDRPNARAVEHLHGDICYRDVVFGYTPASKILNGINLQIKAGETLAFVGPSGAGKTTLCSLLPRFYELDSGSITIDGIDIRDMTQASLRNNIGIVQQDVFLFGGSIRENIAYGKLNATEAEIREAARQARLDEVINALPLGMDTVIGERGVKLSGGQKQRLSIARIFLKNPPILILDEATSALDTATEQAIQQSLADLSQGRTTLVIAHRLATIQNADRIVVVDKEGIVEQGTHEQLLAQQGRYAQLHAAQFR; this is encoded by the coding sequence ATGCTCCGCCGGTTCTTCTCTTATTACGCGCCTTATAAAAAACTGTTTTACCTCGACTTTGGCTGCGCGATCCTCGGTGGATTGCTGGAGCTGGGGTTTCCTATGGCAATCAAAACCTTTATCGACAAACTGCTGCCAGCCCATGACTTCGTGGTGATCCTGATAGCGACCGTCGGGCTGCTGTGCATTTATTTGATTAATACCGGGCTGATGGCGGTGGTCAACTATTGGGGACACGCGCTGGGCGTGGGGATTGAAACGGATATGCGCCGTCAGGCGTTTAGCCATTTGCAGAAACTCTCTTTCCGCTATTACGACAACACCAAAACCGGCCACATTATTACTCACGTCACCAAAGATTTGGAAGAAGTGGGGGAAGTGGCGCACCACGGCCCGGAAGACCTGTTCATCGCGATCATGACCTTTATCGGCGCCTTTATTTTGATGGCGACGGTGCACTTGCCGTTGGCGCTGATGACCATCGTGATTGTGCCTTTTATGACCTATCTGGTGAGCCGTTACGGCGCGCAAATGACCGAAACCTGGCGTCGCCTGTTTGGTCAGGTGGGTAACTTTAATGCTCGGATTGAAGAGAGCATCGGCGGTATTCGCGTGGTGAAAGCCTTTGCCAACGAAGCCCATGAGAAAACCTTATTTGCCTCCGACAACGAAAACTATCGTGTTACCAAGTTGAAAGCCTATCGCATCATGACCGCCAGCCTGACGCTGAGCTACCTCAGCACGCGGCTTATTCAAATTGTGGTGATGATCGCCGGGACCTGGTACGTGGTTAACGGCCAACTGAGCTACGGCGGTTTTGTCGGCTTCTTATTATTGGTGGAAGTGTTCTTCCGCCCGGTGGCAAAAATCACTTCGGTATTGGAAAGCTACCCGAAAGGCATTGCCGGGTTTAAACGCTTTACCCAGCTGATTGACACCGCGCCGGATATCGTTGACCGCCCGAATGCGCGGGCCGTTGAGCATCTGCACGGCGACATCTGCTATCGCGACGTGGTATTTGGCTATACGCCCGCCAGTAAGATCCTCAATGGCATCAATCTGCAGATTAAAGCCGGAGAAACGCTGGCCTTTGTCGGGCCATCGGGGGCGGGGAAAACCACGCTGTGCTCGCTGTTGCCGCGATTCTATGAGCTGGATAGCGGCTCAATTACCATTGATGGCATTGATATTCGCGATATGACGCAGGCGTCGCTACGCAACAATATCGGCATTGTGCAGCAGGATGTATTCCTGTTCGGCGGCAGCATTCGCGAGAACATCGCCTATGGCAAACTGAACGCCACTGAGGCAGAAATCCGCGAGGCGGCGCGTCAGGCAAGGCTTGATGAGGTGATTAATGCCTTGCCACTCGGCATGGACACGGTGATTGGCGAGCGGGGCGTTAAACTCTCCGGCGGGCAGAAGCAGCGTTTGTCGATAGCCCGTATCTTCCTGAAGAACCCGCCAATCTTGATTCTGGATGAAGCCACCTCTGCGCTGGACACCGCCACCGAGCAGGCGATTCAGCAATCACTGGCTGACCTGTCCCAAGGCCGTACCACGCTGGTTATCGCCCATCGTCTGGCCACCATTCAAAACGCCGATCGCATTGTGGTGGTAGATAAGGAAGGCATTGTCGAGCAGGGTACCCATGAACAGTTGCTCGCCCAGCAGGGCCGCTACGCTCAACTCCACGCCGCACAGTTTAGATAA